The Azospirillum baldaniorum genome contains a region encoding:
- a CDS encoding cytochrome b/b6 domain-containing protein, whose product MVVGNTTNRTKARREVAVWDLPTRLFHWSLVLLVTVAVVSAKTDRMTIHMLAGEAILALLLFRLVWGLIGSQTARFSHFVKGPRAVLAYACGMVRAGRGGKEPAPVVGHNPMGGLMVVALLGALTLQAVAGLFTSDDILVDGPLVALASGSVVAGFSTLHRILADGILILIGVHVLAVLAYLLVKRDNLIRPMVTGRKAIPADAPVESPKRRPATLALAVLAAAAGLVAAVVQAG is encoded by the coding sequence ATGGTTGTTGGTAATACCACAAATCGGACGAAGGCCCGGCGCGAGGTGGCGGTCTGGGACTTGCCGACGCGCCTGTTTCATTGGAGCCTGGTCCTTCTGGTGACGGTCGCGGTGGTCTCCGCCAAGACCGACCGCATGACCATCCACATGCTGGCGGGCGAGGCGATCCTGGCGCTCCTGCTGTTCCGGCTCGTCTGGGGGCTGATCGGCAGCCAGACCGCGCGTTTCAGCCATTTCGTGAAGGGGCCGCGCGCCGTCCTCGCCTACGCCTGCGGGATGGTCCGCGCCGGGCGCGGCGGCAAGGAGCCGGCGCCGGTCGTCGGGCACAACCCGATGGGCGGGCTGATGGTGGTGGCGCTGCTGGGAGCGCTGACGCTCCAGGCGGTGGCCGGCCTCTTCACCTCCGACGACATCCTGGTGGACGGGCCGCTGGTGGCGCTGGCATCGGGGAGTGTCGTGGCGGGGTTCAGCACGCTGCACCGCATCCTGGCCGACGGGATCCTGATCCTGATCGGCGTGCATGTGCTGGCCGTGCTGGCCTATCTGCTGGTCAAGCGGGACAATCTGATCCGCCCGATGGTCACGGGGCGGAAGGCGATCCCGGCGGATGCGCCGGTCGAGTCGCCGAAGCGCCGTCCGGCCACTCTGGCCCTGGCGGTGCTGGCCGCGGCGGCGGGTCTGGTGGCGGCGGTGGTGCAGGCGGGCTGA
- a CDS encoding ketopantoate reductase family protein produces MRIAIMGAGAVGGYFGARLAATHGAEVHFIARGRHLEAIRRDGLRIESEAAPLHLTDVRATDDPAEVGPVDLVLFAVKLWDTDRAAEACRPLVKPGTVVVTVQNGVTGMDTLCQILGREHVAGGVAHIGATIAAPGVIRHTGTLARLTYGELDGRPSPRLTAFHALAEAAGFEAVLSAAILRAQWEKFAFLAPFSGVTALTRQPAGVIRRVPESRALFLDAVAEVARLARARDIDLGTGIVARVEALLDGVPPAMTSSMLNDLTRGGRLELPWLSGAVVQLGSELGVPTPVHRVVAAALAPYADGPP; encoded by the coding sequence ATGCGCATCGCAATCATGGGGGCGGGCGCGGTCGGCGGCTATTTCGGCGCACGCCTCGCGGCGACCCACGGAGCCGAGGTGCATTTCATCGCCCGCGGCCGGCATCTGGAAGCCATCCGCCGCGACGGCCTGCGCATCGAGAGCGAGGCCGCACCCCTGCATCTGACCGACGTCCGCGCGACCGACGACCCGGCGGAGGTCGGGCCGGTGGACCTCGTGCTGTTCGCCGTCAAGCTGTGGGACACCGACCGCGCCGCGGAGGCCTGCCGCCCGCTGGTGAAGCCGGGCACCGTGGTGGTCACCGTGCAGAACGGCGTCACCGGCATGGACACGCTGTGCCAGATCCTGGGGCGGGAGCATGTGGCGGGCGGCGTCGCCCACATCGGCGCCACCATCGCCGCCCCCGGCGTGATCCGCCACACCGGGACGCTGGCCCGCCTGACCTACGGGGAGCTGGACGGGCGCCCCTCCCCCCGGCTGACCGCCTTCCACGCGCTGGCCGAGGCGGCCGGGTTCGAGGCGGTGCTCTCCGCGGCGATCCTGCGCGCGCAGTGGGAGAAGTTCGCCTTCCTGGCGCCCTTCAGCGGGGTCACCGCCCTGACCCGCCAACCCGCCGGGGTGATCCGCCGCGTTCCGGAAAGCCGCGCCCTGTTCCTCGATGCGGTCGCGGAGGTCGCCCGGCTGGCCCGCGCCCGCGACATCGATCTGGGCACCGGCATCGTCGCCCGCGTCGAGGCGCTGCTCGACGGCGTGCCGCCCGCCATGACCTCCTCCATGCTGAACGACCTGACGCGGGGCGGGCGGCTGGAGCTGCCCTGGCTGTCCGGGGCGGTGGTGCAGCTGGGCTCGGAGCTGGGGGTGCCGACGCCCGTCCACCGGGTGGTCGCGGCGGCCCTGGCGCCCTACGCCGACGGACCGCCCTGA
- a CDS encoding 2OG-Fe(II) oxygenase — MSMPTSMLDLDRFRATPLQHEPFDFLCVPGFVKREHLEALHRDYPKVDKPGSIPLGVFPQGPAFDALIEELRGEAVCQAFSEKFGLDLSRYPTMFTARGMCRATDGKIHPDSASKIVTVLIYMNPPWEASGGRLRVLRSPNLEDYAAEVPPDEGTLLCFRRCDTSWHGHHSFEGRRRAVQMNWVRNSVYIWHEQWRHRVGAWLKNRKGTAPVHY; from the coding sequence ATGTCCATGCCCACCTCCATGCTGGATCTGGACCGCTTCCGCGCCACCCCGCTGCAGCACGAGCCGTTCGACTTCCTCTGCGTCCCCGGCTTCGTGAAGCGGGAGCATCTGGAGGCGCTGCACCGCGACTATCCCAAGGTGGACAAGCCCGGCTCCATCCCCCTGGGCGTCTTCCCGCAGGGGCCGGCCTTCGACGCCCTGATCGAGGAGCTGCGCGGCGAAGCGGTCTGCCAGGCCTTTTCGGAAAAGTTCGGGCTGGACCTGTCGCGCTACCCGACCATGTTCACCGCCCGCGGCATGTGCCGGGCGACCGACGGCAAGATCCATCCCGATTCGGCCAGCAAGATCGTCACCGTCCTGATCTACATGAACCCGCCCTGGGAGGCGTCGGGCGGGCGCCTGCGCGTGCTGCGCAGCCCGAACCTGGAGGATTACGCCGCCGAGGTGCCGCCGGACGAGGGCACGCTGCTGTGCTTCCGCCGCTGCGACACCTCCTGGCACGGGCACCATTCCTTCGAGGGCCGGCGCCGCGCCGTGCAGATGAACTGGGTCCGCAACAGCGTCTACATCTGGCACGAGCAGTGGCGCCACCGCGTCGGCGCCTGGCTGAAGAACCGCAAGGGCACCGCGCCGGTCCATTATTGA
- a CDS encoding Dps family protein, which translates to MEDNPSEDWETMQIDIGIAEADRKAIAEGLNNVLADTFALYLKTHSFHWNVTGPMFNTLHTMFMTQYTELWTALDEVAERIRALGYPAPGSFSQFTKLASIKEEQGVPNAQEMLRQLVEGHEAVARTARKVFPTAEEANDQPTADLLTQRLQIHEKTAWMLRSMLE; encoded by the coding sequence ATGGAAGACAACCCCTCGGAGGATTGGGAAACCATGCAGATCGACATCGGGATCGCGGAAGCCGACCGCAAGGCCATTGCCGAAGGCCTGAACAACGTGCTCGCCGACACCTTCGCCCTGTACCTGAAGACGCACTCCTTCCACTGGAACGTCACGGGGCCGATGTTCAACACGCTCCACACCATGTTCATGACCCAGTACACGGAGCTGTGGACCGCCCTGGACGAGGTGGCGGAGCGCATCCGCGCCCTCGGCTATCCGGCGCCGGGCAGCTTCTCGCAGTTCACCAAGCTCGCCTCGATCAAGGAGGAGCAGGGCGTTCCGAACGCGCAGGAGATGCTGCGCCAGCTCGTCGAGGGGCACGAGGCCGTCGCCCGCACCGCCCGGAAGGTCTTCCCGACCGCCGAGGAGGCCAACGACCAGCCGACCGCCGACCTGCTGACCCAGCGCCTGCAGATCCACGAGAAGACCGCCTGGATGCTGCGCTCCATGCTGGAGTAG
- the trxB gene encoding thioredoxin-disulfide reductase translates to MPSTHHTKVLIIGAGPAGYTAAIYAARANLQPLMVQGMQPGGQLMITTDVENYPGFADPIQGPWLMEQMQKQAEHVGTKMVFDLITDVDFSQRPFVCKGDSGDTYTADSVIIATGAQARWLGISSEEIYRGFGVSACATCDGFFFRGKEIAVIGGGNSAVEEALYLTNHASKVTVIHRRDSFRAERIMQDRLFRNPKIEVVWDSVVEEIVGEGDGSLGNPRGVTGVRVKNVKSGEERVIPVAGVFVAIGHVPATAVFQGKVETDSEGYIVTAPDSTATNVPGVFAAGDVKDKIYRQAVTAAGMGCMAALEAERWLAHHEGEPSPAGNW, encoded by the coding sequence ATGCCCAGCACCCACCACACCAAGGTTCTCATCATCGGCGCCGGTCCTGCCGGCTACACCGCGGCCATCTACGCGGCGCGCGCCAACCTGCAGCCGCTGATGGTGCAGGGGATGCAGCCGGGCGGCCAGCTCATGATCACCACCGACGTCGAGAATTATCCCGGCTTCGCCGACCCCATCCAGGGGCCGTGGCTGATGGAGCAGATGCAGAAGCAGGCGGAGCATGTCGGGACCAAGATGGTCTTCGACCTGATCACCGACGTCGACTTCAGCCAGCGCCCCTTCGTCTGCAAGGGCGACTCGGGCGACACCTACACCGCCGACAGCGTCATCATCGCGACCGGCGCGCAGGCGCGCTGGCTGGGCATCTCCAGCGAGGAGATCTACCGCGGCTTCGGCGTGTCGGCCTGCGCCACCTGCGACGGCTTCTTCTTCCGCGGCAAGGAGATCGCGGTGATCGGCGGCGGCAACTCCGCGGTGGAGGAGGCGCTGTACCTCACCAACCACGCCTCCAAGGTGACGGTCATCCACCGCCGCGACAGCTTCCGCGCCGAGCGGATCATGCAGGACCGGCTGTTCCGCAACCCCAAGATCGAGGTCGTCTGGGACAGCGTCGTCGAGGAGATCGTCGGCGAGGGCGACGGCTCGCTGGGCAACCCGCGCGGCGTCACCGGCGTGCGCGTGAAGAACGTGAAGTCGGGCGAGGAGCGGGTGATCCCGGTGGCCGGCGTCTTCGTCGCCATCGGCCATGTCCCGGCCACCGCCGTCTTCCAGGGCAAGGTGGAGACCGACTCCGAGGGCTACATCGTCACCGCCCCCGATTCGACGGCCACCAACGTGCCCGGCGTTTTCGCCGCGGGCGACGTGAAGGACAAGATCTACCGGCAGGCCGTCACCGCCGCCGGCATGGGCTGCATGGCCGCCCTGGAGGCCGAGCGCTGGCTGGCCCACCACGAGGGCGAGCCGAGCCCGGCGGGCAACTGGTAA
- a CDS encoding elongation factor G — MTHTQIQTARCAALVGPYLSGKTSLLESLLSAAGATTRKGSVRDGNAVGDSSPEAKARQMSVEVNVASFEFLGERWSVLDCPGSVELACETQSALMVADVAVIVAEAAPEKAVLLAPLFKFLDDNRIPHLLFINKVDSLGDLRVRDVVQAYQAVSARKLVLREVPIREGGKITGFVDLVSERAWHFNPHKPSNLVQIPDSLKDREHEARQEMLEAVADYDDALLEKLLEDVAPDTQEVYDRLASELADDLIVPVFFGSAENDNGIRRLLKALRHEGPDVATSAERAGIPADATVAAQVFKTLNGSHAGKISLVRVWRGTVNDGMTLGGERVSGVFRMMGHNQEKLSQAAPGEVVALGRLDKAATGDLLTDKGNAGRSALWPELPPPVFGLALHAQNRNDEVKLTAAIQKLVEEDPSLRLDQSTDTGELVLWGQGDIHLQIAMDRLRNKFNVTVKGVPPQVPYRESIRKGTAHHARFKRQTGGHGQFADIHVEVKPLPRGTGFQFEDGIVGGVVPRQFIPAVETGVRDYAVRGPLGFPVVDFAVKLTGGQFHAVDSSEMAFKTVARQAMTEALPACEPVLLEPILTVSIAVPSDFTSKVQRLVSGRRGQILGYDARPGWQGWDEVKAYLPQAEMHDLIVELRSLSLGVGTFTWSFERLQELTGKAADKAVEIRRETLAAQ; from the coding sequence ATGACCCATACACAGATCCAGACGGCCCGCTGCGCTGCGCTGGTCGGCCCCTATCTCAGCGGCAAGACATCGCTTCTGGAAAGCCTGTTGTCCGCCGCCGGGGCGACCACGCGCAAGGGCAGCGTCCGCGACGGCAACGCGGTCGGCGACAGCTCCCCCGAGGCCAAGGCCCGGCAGATGAGCGTCGAGGTCAACGTCGCCTCCTTCGAGTTCCTGGGCGAGCGCTGGAGCGTGCTCGACTGCCCCGGTTCGGTGGAGCTGGCCTGCGAGACGCAAAGCGCCCTGATGGTGGCGGACGTCGCCGTGATCGTGGCGGAGGCCGCGCCGGAAAAGGCCGTGCTGCTCGCCCCCCTGTTCAAGTTCCTCGACGACAACCGCATCCCCCACCTGCTGTTCATCAACAAGGTGGACAGCTTGGGCGACCTGCGGGTGCGCGACGTGGTGCAGGCCTATCAGGCGGTGTCGGCGCGCAAGCTGGTGCTGCGCGAGGTGCCGATCCGCGAGGGCGGGAAGATCACCGGCTTCGTCGATCTGGTCAGCGAGCGCGCCTGGCACTTCAACCCGCACAAGCCGTCCAACCTCGTCCAGATCCCCGACAGCCTGAAGGACCGCGAGCACGAGGCCCGGCAGGAGATGCTGGAGGCCGTGGCCGACTATGACGACGCGCTTCTGGAAAAGCTGCTGGAGGACGTCGCCCCCGACACGCAGGAGGTCTACGACCGGCTGGCCAGCGAGCTGGCCGACGACCTGATCGTCCCGGTCTTCTTCGGCTCGGCGGAGAACGACAACGGCATCCGCCGCCTGCTGAAGGCGCTGCGCCACGAGGGGCCGGACGTCGCCACCTCGGCGGAGCGCGCCGGGATCCCGGCGGATGCCACGGTGGCGGCGCAGGTCTTCAAGACGCTGAACGGCTCCCACGCCGGCAAGATCAGCCTCGTGCGGGTCTGGCGCGGCACGGTCAACGACGGCATGACGCTGGGCGGGGAGCGGGTGTCCGGCGTCTTCCGCATGATGGGCCACAATCAGGAGAAGCTGTCCCAGGCGGCCCCGGGCGAGGTGGTGGCGCTCGGCCGGCTCGACAAGGCGGCGACCGGCGACCTGCTGACCGACAAGGGCAACGCGGGCCGGTCGGCGCTGTGGCCGGAGCTGCCGCCGCCCGTCTTCGGCCTCGCCCTGCACGCCCAGAACCGCAACGACGAGGTGAAGCTGACCGCGGCCATCCAGAAGCTGGTCGAGGAGGACCCGTCCCTGCGTCTGGACCAGTCCACCGACACCGGCGAGCTGGTGCTGTGGGGCCAGGGCGACATCCATCTGCAGATCGCCATGGACCGGCTGCGCAACAAGTTCAACGTCACGGTCAAGGGCGTGCCGCCGCAGGTGCCCTACCGCGAGTCGATCCGCAAGGGCACGGCCCACCACGCCCGCTTCAAGCGGCAGACCGGCGGCCACGGCCAGTTCGCCGACATCCATGTCGAGGTCAAGCCGCTGCCCCGCGGCACCGGCTTCCAGTTCGAGGACGGCATCGTCGGCGGCGTCGTGCCGCGCCAGTTCATCCCGGCGGTGGAGACCGGCGTGCGCGACTACGCGGTGCGCGGGCCGCTGGGCTTCCCTGTGGTCGATTTCGCGGTGAAGCTGACCGGCGGGCAGTTCCACGCCGTGGACAGCTCCGAGATGGCCTTCAAGACGGTGGCCCGGCAGGCGATGACCGAGGCGCTTCCGGCCTGCGAGCCGGTGCTGTTGGAGCCGATCCTGACCGTCTCCATCGCCGTGCCCAGCGACTTCACCTCGAAGGTGCAGCGGCTGGTCAGCGGGCGGCGCGGGCAGATCCTCGGTTACGACGCGCGCCCCGGCTGGCAGGGCTGGGATGAGGTGAAGGCCTATCTGCCGCAGGCCGAGATGCACGACCTGATCGTCGAGCTGCGCTCCCTGTCGCTCGGCGTCGGCACCTTCACCTGGAGCTTCGAACGGCTGCAGGAGCTGACCGGCAAGGCCGCCGACAAGGCGGTGGAGATCCGCCGGGAGACGCTGGCCGCGCAATAA
- a CDS encoding DUF4170 domain-containing protein — MPDKQLLHLVFGGELVRPDSDQFVDPTKVHIVGIFPNYDEAYKAWRGATGMTIDDAHTRYFIVHLHRLLDPSADGHKHG; from the coding sequence ATGCCCGACAAGCAGCTTCTCCACCTCGTCTTCGGCGGCGAACTCGTCCGTCCCGATTCCGACCAGTTCGTCGACCCGACGAAGGTCCACATCGTGGGCATCTTCCCCAACTACGACGAGGCGTACAAGGCGTGGCGCGGCGCCACGGGGATGACCATCGACGACGCCCACACCCGCTACTTCATCGTGCATCTGCACCGGCTGCTCGATCCGTCGGCGGACGGGCACAAGCACGGTTGA
- the nhaA gene encoding Na+/H+ antiporter NhaA, which yields MDAHRQPAGRRPAAFIRNFMSNEASGGILLMVAAALALVVANSPLSAAYFDTLHTYILGLSIGHWINDGLMAIFFLLVGLEIKREMLDGQLSNWSCRILPGVAAAGGMLVPALVYLAFNAGNPATVNGWAIPAATDIAFALGVLSLLGPRVPVSLKIFLTALAIIDDLGAVIIIALFYTADLSLPALGVAALLLAALIGLNRFGVRSLLPYLVLGAGLWGAVLLSGVHATLAGVTLALTIPLRPASGAAADPHAPLLRLEHAIHPWVAFLIVPVFGFANAGVSFAGMDASILTGSLPLGIALGLFLGKMVGVFGTAWLTIRLGFAGMPAGATTAQLYGVALLCGIGFTMSLFIGALAFPTSPELGDAVKVGVFAGSILSATAGALVLRLVSAKDAAPALKAAGADRRA from the coding sequence ATGGATGCTCACAGGCAACCCGCCGGCCGGCGCCCGGCAGCCTTCATCCGCAATTTCATGAGCAACGAGGCCTCGGGCGGCATCCTGCTGATGGTCGCCGCGGCGCTGGCTCTGGTGGTGGCGAACTCCCCCCTCTCCGCCGCCTATTTCGACACGCTCCACACCTACATTCTCGGGCTCAGCATCGGCCATTGGATCAACGATGGGCTGATGGCGATCTTCTTCCTGCTGGTCGGGCTGGAGATCAAGCGGGAGATGCTCGACGGCCAGCTCTCCAACTGGTCGTGCCGCATCCTGCCGGGCGTCGCCGCGGCGGGCGGCATGCTGGTGCCGGCGCTGGTCTATCTGGCCTTCAACGCCGGCAACCCGGCCACGGTCAACGGCTGGGCCATCCCGGCGGCGACCGACATCGCCTTCGCGCTCGGCGTGCTGTCGCTGCTCGGGCCGCGCGTTCCGGTCTCGCTGAAGATCTTCCTGACCGCCCTGGCGATCATCGACGACCTGGGCGCGGTCATCATCATCGCCCTGTTCTACACCGCCGATCTGTCCCTGCCCGCGCTCGGCGTGGCGGCGCTGCTCCTGGCGGCGCTGATCGGCCTCAACCGGTTCGGCGTGCGCAGCCTCCTGCCCTATCTGGTCCTCGGCGCGGGCCTGTGGGGCGCGGTTCTGCTGTCCGGCGTGCACGCGACGCTGGCCGGCGTGACGCTGGCCCTGACCATCCCGCTGCGTCCCGCCTCCGGCGCGGCGGCGGACCCGCACGCGCCGCTGCTCCGGCTGGAGCACGCCATCCACCCCTGGGTGGCTTTCCTGATCGTCCCGGTCTTCGGCTTCGCCAACGCGGGCGTGTCCTTCGCCGGGATGGACGCCTCGATCCTCACCGGCTCGCTGCCGCTGGGCATCGCGCTCGGCCTGTTCCTTGGCAAGATGGTCGGCGTGTTCGGCACCGCCTGGCTGACCATCCGGCTGGGCTTCGCCGGCATGCCGGCCGGCGCCACCACCGCGCAACTCTACGGCGTCGCCCTGCTCTGCGGCATCGGCTTCACCATGAGCCTGTTCATCGGCGCGCTGGCCTTCCCGACTTCGCCGGAGCTGGGCGACGCGGTGAAGGTGGGCGTCTTCGCCGGCTCGATCCTGTCCGCGACGGCGGGAGCCCTGGTCCTTCGGCTGGTCTCGGCCAAGGACGCCGCCCCGGCACTGAAGGCCGCGGGCGCCGACCGCCGCGCGTAA
- a CDS encoding metallophosphoesterase family protein: MAVFFTSDTHFGHAGALSRFRRPFASVADMDEAMVANWNATVAPDDEVWHLGDFALHRKPDAMAALLERLGGTKHLITGNNDGPATLALPGWASVQPYAELLLDERRLVMCHYAFRTWNGMYKGALNLHGHSHGQLKGMPRQFDVGVDVWDFRPVTVKQILASRQRTKKRE, encoded by the coding sequence ATGGCGGTCTTCTTCACCAGCGACACGCATTTCGGTCACGCCGGCGCGCTCAGCCGCTTCCGCCGCCCCTTCGCGTCGGTCGCGGACATGGACGAGGCCATGGTGGCCAACTGGAACGCCACGGTCGCTCCGGACGACGAGGTCTGGCACCTCGGCGATTTCGCGCTGCACCGCAAGCCGGACGCCATGGCGGCGCTCCTGGAACGCCTGGGCGGCACCAAGCACCTGATCACCGGCAACAACGACGGCCCCGCCACACTGGCCCTGCCCGGCTGGGCGAGCGTCCAGCCTTACGCGGAACTCCTGCTGGACGAGCGGCGGCTGGTGATGTGCCATTACGCCTTCCGCACCTGGAACGGCATGTACAAGGGCGCGCTGAACCTGCACGGCCACAGCCACGGCCAGTTGAAGGGCATGCCCCGGCAGTTCGACGTCGGCGTGGATGTGTGGGATTTCCGCCCGGTCACCGTCAAACAGATCCTGGCCTCGCGGCAACGGACGAAGAAGCGGGAATAA
- a CDS encoding cache domain-containing protein — translation MGCVISAFVRVPPLRVLWVLLTALLVTTVHPAAAHAQPGDPEREQVRAVALKAAELIAARGLEAAAAAFNRDGEFKHGALYVTVIDFAGVWKVYPPRPAGVGVSVINVKDPDGRDIVRDILSVARDSGEGWVEYRWLNPASDRIEPKTTFVKRVPGQDLVAYVGLYH, via the coding sequence ATGGGATGTGTCATCAGCGCCTTCGTCCGAGTGCCGCCGCTCCGCGTCTTATGGGTCCTGCTGACCGCCCTTCTGGTCACGACGGTCCACCCCGCGGCTGCCCACGCCCAGCCCGGCGATCCGGAGCGGGAGCAGGTCCGCGCCGTCGCGCTGAAGGCGGCGGAGCTGATCGCCGCCCGGGGGCTGGAGGCGGCGGCGGCGGCGTTCAACCGCGATGGCGAGTTCAAGCACGGCGCGCTCTACGTCACGGTCATCGACTTCGCCGGGGTGTGGAAGGTCTATCCGCCCCGGCCCGCCGGGGTCGGGGTCAGCGTGATCAACGTGAAGGACCCCGACGGACGCGACATCGTCCGCGACATCCTGTCGGTGGCGCGGGACTCGGGCGAAGGCTGGGTGGAGTACCGCTGGCTGAACCCCGCCAGCGACCGGATCGAGCCGAAGACCACCTTCGTGAAGCGGGTGCCGGGCCAGGATCTGGTCGCCTATGTCGGGCTGTACCATTGA
- a CDS encoding pyridoxal phosphate-dependent aminotransferase encodes MSIIASRLSRIKPSPTIAVTQKARELAAAGRDVIGLGAGEPDFDTPDNIKDAAIKAIQAGDTKYTAVDGTPALKKAICAKFERENGLKYAPDQITVGVGGKQVLYNALMATLNPGDEVIIPAPYWVSYPDMVELAEGTPVFVSCPAEQGFKLQPADLEKAITPKTKWLILNSPSNPSGAAYTRDEMKALTDVLVKHPQVWVMTDDMYEHLLYDGIEFVTPAQVEPALYDRTLTVNGVSKSYAMTGWRIGYAGGPKALIKAMGVIQSQSTSNPTSIAQAAAVEALNGPQDFIAERAAVFAQRRDLVVSMLNQAKGISCPKPEGAFYVYPSCAGTIGKTTPDGKVIETDEDFVTYLLESEGVAVVQGSAFGLAPHFRISYATSTEALEEACKRIQRACGNLKD; translated from the coding sequence ATGTCGATCATCGCGTCCCGTCTGTCGCGCATCAAGCCCTCGCCGACCATCGCCGTCACCCAGAAAGCCCGCGAGCTTGCGGCGGCCGGTCGCGACGTCATCGGCCTCGGCGCCGGCGAGCCGGACTTCGACACCCCCGACAACATCAAGGACGCCGCCATCAAGGCCATCCAGGCCGGCGACACCAAGTACACCGCCGTGGACGGCACGCCCGCGCTGAAGAAGGCCATCTGCGCCAAGTTCGAGCGCGAGAACGGCCTGAAGTACGCGCCCGACCAGATCACGGTCGGCGTCGGCGGCAAGCAGGTGCTGTACAACGCCCTGATGGCGACGCTGAACCCCGGCGACGAGGTCATCATCCCGGCCCCCTACTGGGTGTCCTACCCGGACATGGTGGAACTGGCCGAAGGCACGCCGGTCTTCGTCTCCTGCCCGGCCGAGCAGGGCTTCAAGCTGCAGCCCGCCGACCTGGAGAAGGCGATCACGCCGAAGACCAAGTGGCTGATCCTGAACTCCCCGTCCAACCCGTCGGGTGCGGCCTACACGCGCGACGAGATGAAGGCCCTGACCGACGTGCTGGTGAAGCACCCGCAGGTCTGGGTCATGACCGACGACATGTATGAGCACCTGCTCTACGACGGCATCGAGTTCGTGACCCCGGCCCAGGTCGAGCCGGCGCTGTACGACCGCACGCTGACCGTCAACGGCGTGTCGAAGTCCTACGCTATGACCGGCTGGCGCATCGGCTACGCCGGCGGCCCGAAGGCGCTGATCAAGGCGATGGGCGTGATCCAGAGCCAGTCGACCTCCAACCCGACCTCGATCGCCCAGGCCGCCGCCGTCGAGGCGCTGAACGGTCCGCAGGACTTCATCGCGGAGCGCGCCGCGGTGTTCGCCCAGCGCCGCGATCTGGTGGTGTCGATGCTGAACCAGGCCAAGGGCATCTCCTGCCCGAAGCCGGAAGGCGCCTTCTACGTCTACCCGTCCTGCGCCGGCACCATCGGCAAGACGACGCCGGACGGCAAGGTGATCGAGACCGACGAGGACTTCGTCACCTACCTGCTGGAGTCGGAAGGCGTTGCGGTCGTCCAGGGTTCGGCCTTCGGCCTCGCCCCGCACTTCCGCATCTCCTACGCGACCAGCACCGAGGCCCTGGAAGAGGCCTGCAAGCGCATCCAGCGCGCCTGCGGCAATCTGAAGGACTGA
- a CDS encoding c-type cytochrome, with the protein MLTRVTLAATAALLLVGGTAMAQDSIKARKDGFQTSKNAMAEIKDLLGSDKVAQVGPAAQRMSAFAAQIPTLFPAGSDKGDTKAKADIWANNADFAAKAQAYEAAAKGLEAAAASGDKAATAKQFAAVGGACKACHERYRAD; encoded by the coding sequence ATGCTCACCCGCGTCACGCTGGCCGCCACGGCCGCCCTGCTCCTCGTCGGCGGCACGGCGATGGCCCAGGATTCGATCAAGGCGCGCAAGGACGGTTTCCAGACCAGCAAGAACGCGATGGCCGAGATCAAGGACCTGCTGGGGAGCGACAAGGTCGCCCAGGTCGGCCCGGCCGCCCAACGCATGAGCGCCTTCGCCGCCCAGATCCCCACCCTCTTCCCGGCGGGCAGCGACAAGGGCGACACCAAGGCCAAGGCCGACATCTGGGCGAACAACGCCGACTTCGCCGCCAAAGCCCAGGCCTACGAGGCGGCCGCCAAGGGGCTGGAAGCCGCCGCGGCGTCCGGCGACAAGGCTGCCACCGCCAAGCAGTTCGCCGCCGTGGGCGGCGCCTGCAAGGCCTGCCACGAGCGTTACCGCGCCGACTGA
- a CDS encoding DoxX family protein has product MASYNYDRARGADRAATGGQDVLLLAARLLIGAIFVQSGFGKLMDLGAFAGSLEGQGLPMPMLLAALGGAVECFGGLAVVLGAWTRLAAAAVVLFTIMATLIAHRYWAYPPEAQGMQRIQFMKNLAIIGGFLALIAAGAGRFSVDGMMKRR; this is encoded by the coding sequence ATGGCCTCCTACAATTACGACCGAGCGCGGGGAGCGGACCGGGCGGCGACGGGCGGGCAGGATGTCCTGCTGCTGGCCGCGCGGCTGCTGATCGGGGCGATTTTCGTGCAGAGCGGCTTCGGCAAGCTGATGGACCTCGGCGCCTTCGCCGGGAGCCTGGAAGGGCAGGGGCTGCCCATGCCGATGCTGTTGGCCGCGCTGGGCGGTGCGGTGGAGTGCTTCGGCGGTCTGGCCGTGGTGCTGGGGGCCTGGACGCGGCTGGCCGCGGCGGCGGTGGTCCTCTTCACCATCATGGCGACGCTGATCGCCCACCGCTATTGGGCCTACCCGCCGGAGGCCCAGGGGATGCAGCGCATCCAGTTCATGAAGAACCTCGCCATCATCGGCGGCTTCCTCGCGCTGATCGCCGCCGGAGCCGGGCGGTTCAGCGTCGATGGAATGATGAAGCGGCGGTAG